The following proteins are encoded in a genomic region of Sorangiineae bacterium MSr12523:
- a CDS encoding OprO/OprP family phosphate-selective porin, with protein sequence MKLMFAYRRCAQRRALSLLLSAVSLTAAYEATAQESTQTAPPNSQWSNAPTSSSGSDLGAQSARPAGEGSASAAAGSDVDARMRALETKVAAMTEKEEKRSKALEWLEKIKFSGYVQPQLIWQWYNDAASPNVGAGGASGLPQGVSANQTIARSDGYTTNPDTFRIRRARLKVEATPTEYAKVIFEIDPFPAGGTASGTGTIARQIEAVAVIPWSKDVKTEIGLGIFKIPFGWEVLQSDSDRPFIERSWSEQNLIPGEFDTGVRAYTTALDKKLDIRAAVVNGATESERNFVIVPDLDHGKDLVGRVNYNFGPFDVGTSGYYGHGSLVDGAALKFKTYKRWAWNAEAAIHHKFFKSLGNTKLFSEVTLAQNLDRGLRYSAAIALPNMPANINDDVGNKDERGFFVRLEQDFSEWATLGLRYDNYTPDSAQKNNARDTYSFLAVGHFTKALQLMLEYDFAIDNVHRPGTDAPSKNIHTFSTVMQARF encoded by the coding sequence ATGAAGCTCATGTTTGCCTATCGCCGCTGCGCGCAACGGCGCGCGCTTTCTCTACTTCTTTCCGCGGTGTCGCTGACGGCAGCTTACGAGGCGACCGCACAGGAGTCCACGCAGACGGCTCCCCCCAATTCCCAATGGTCGAACGCTCCCACGTCGTCGAGCGGTTCGGATCTCGGTGCGCAGTCGGCGCGTCCGGCGGGCGAGGGCAGTGCCTCGGCCGCAGCGGGCTCCGACGTGGATGCGCGCATGCGCGCGCTCGAAACCAAGGTCGCTGCGATGACCGAGAAGGAAGAAAAGCGCAGCAAGGCCCTCGAGTGGCTCGAGAAGATCAAGTTCAGCGGCTACGTTCAGCCGCAGTTGATCTGGCAGTGGTACAACGACGCGGCCTCGCCCAACGTCGGCGCCGGTGGCGCGAGCGGGCTTCCGCAAGGGGTCTCGGCCAATCAGACGATCGCGCGTTCGGACGGCTACACGACGAACCCCGACACGTTTCGCATCCGTCGCGCGCGCCTCAAGGTGGAGGCTACGCCGACCGAGTACGCGAAGGTCATCTTCGAAATCGATCCGTTCCCCGCCGGTGGAACGGCCTCGGGCACGGGAACCATCGCGCGTCAGATCGAGGCCGTCGCCGTGATTCCGTGGTCGAAAGACGTGAAAACGGAAATCGGGCTGGGCATCTTCAAGATTCCCTTCGGCTGGGAGGTCCTTCAATCCGACTCGGATCGGCCGTTCATCGAGCGGAGCTGGTCCGAGCAGAACCTGATACCAGGCGAGTTCGACACCGGTGTGCGCGCGTACACGACCGCGCTGGACAAGAAGCTCGATATCCGCGCCGCGGTGGTGAACGGCGCGACGGAGTCGGAGCGGAACTTCGTCATCGTGCCCGATCTGGATCACGGCAAGGATCTGGTGGGGCGCGTGAACTACAATTTCGGTCCCTTCGACGTGGGCACGAGCGGCTACTACGGCCATGGCTCGCTGGTCGACGGGGCGGCGCTCAAGTTCAAGACGTACAAGCGCTGGGCGTGGAATGCCGAGGCAGCGATTCATCACAAGTTCTTCAAGAGCCTGGGCAATACGAAGCTCTTTTCGGAGGTTACCCTCGCACAAAACCTGGATCGTGGTCTTCGCTACTCTGCGGCCATTGCGCTGCCGAACATGCCGGCGAACATCAACGATGACGTGGGCAACAAAGACGAGCGCGGTTTCTTCGTGCGCCTCGAGCAAGACTTCAGCGAGTGGGCCACGCTCGGTCTCCGCTACGACAACTACACGCCCGATTCCGCGCAAAAGAACAACGCGCGCGACACCTACAGCTTCCTCGCCGTGGGCCACTTCACCAAGGCGCTGCAGTTGATGCTGGAATACGACTTCGCCATCGACAACGTGCACCGCCCGGGCACCGACGCGCCGTCGAAGAACATTCACACCTTCTCGACCGTCATGCAGGCACGTTTCTAG
- a CDS encoding NPCBM/NEW2 domain-containing protein, protein MSHRNTIRRAALRSLITTTSLLAIACSSAPSSEEASSQSSAVHADFGSLAPKPPLGWNSWNKYGCDINEAKIKAAADALVSSGMKDAGYQYVNIDDCWAELNRDASGNLVPHRTRFPGGIKALADYVHGKGLKLGIYTSAGSQTCARTMPGALGHEQQDANSFASWGVDYLKYDNCNHDGTPAKQRYQAMGTALAQSGRSIVYSICNWGEEEPWIFGPQVGGDLWRTTGDISDNWNSVLSLLDQQNGLEPFARQSGWNDPDMLEVGNGGMTTTEYRAHFSLWALLNAPLLAGNDLSAMSADTKAILTNRDIIAVDQDWGGSQGRVLRDLGNGTQVWGKPMSDGSVAIVLFNRNGSTSTITTSAAEIGLGGSSSYRLKDLWSKAESTTSGSISASVPSHGVAMYIVRREGTLATPPAPGTYALGDATWLTSSNGWGPVERNKSNGETAANDGRGLSIGGTSYAKGIGVHANSAVHVYLGKACSRFRAQVGIDGESGTRGSVRFQVYGDGKLLSYTDVKRGGQAASALDIAITGVTALELRVTDARDNKDYDHADWAGAEIVCN, encoded by the coding sequence ATGAGCCACCGGAATACCATTCGCCGCGCCGCACTGCGCAGCCTCATCACCACCACGAGCCTCCTCGCGATCGCGTGTTCGAGCGCGCCCTCCAGCGAGGAGGCCTCGTCACAATCGAGCGCTGTCCACGCCGATTTCGGGAGCCTCGCACCGAAGCCGCCGCTCGGTTGGAACAGTTGGAACAAGTACGGCTGCGACATCAACGAGGCGAAGATCAAGGCGGCGGCCGATGCCCTGGTCTCCTCGGGGATGAAGGACGCGGGCTACCAATACGTGAACATCGACGATTGCTGGGCCGAGTTGAACCGCGATGCCAGCGGCAACCTCGTTCCACATCGCACACGGTTTCCCGGCGGCATCAAGGCGCTCGCGGACTACGTGCACGGCAAAGGCCTCAAGCTCGGCATCTACACCAGCGCGGGCAGCCAAACCTGTGCGCGCACCATGCCCGGCGCGTTGGGGCACGAGCAACAAGACGCGAACAGCTTCGCGTCGTGGGGCGTCGACTACCTCAAATACGACAACTGCAACCACGACGGCACGCCCGCGAAGCAGCGCTACCAAGCCATGGGAACCGCGCTCGCGCAATCGGGCCGCAGCATCGTCTACAGCATCTGCAATTGGGGCGAGGAGGAGCCGTGGATCTTCGGCCCGCAGGTGGGTGGCGATCTGTGGCGCACCACCGGGGACATCAGCGACAACTGGAACAGCGTGCTGAGTCTTCTCGACCAGCAGAATGGCCTCGAGCCCTTCGCGCGGCAGAGCGGGTGGAACGATCCGGACATGCTCGAAGTCGGAAACGGCGGCATGACCACCACGGAATACCGCGCGCATTTCAGCCTATGGGCGCTGCTCAACGCGCCGCTGCTCGCGGGCAATGACTTGAGCGCGATGAGCGCAGACACCAAGGCGATCCTCACGAATCGCGACATCATCGCGGTGGATCAAGACTGGGGCGGCTCGCAGGGTCGCGTGCTTCGCGATCTGGGCAACGGCACGCAGGTGTGGGGCAAGCCGATGTCCGACGGCTCCGTCGCCATCGTGCTGTTCAACCGTAACGGCAGCACCAGCACCATCACGACGTCGGCCGCCGAAATCGGGTTGGGAGGGTCGAGCTCGTACCGGCTGAAGGATCTCTGGAGCAAGGCCGAGAGCACCACGAGCGGCAGCATTTCCGCGTCGGTGCCCAGCCACGGCGTGGCCATGTACATCGTGCGCCGCGAAGGCACGCTGGCAACCCCGCCCGCACCGGGAACGTACGCACTGGGCGACGCCACGTGGCTCACCTCGAGCAATGGCTGGGGCCCCGTCGAGCGAAACAAGAGCAACGGCGAAACCGCCGCCAACGACGGCCGCGGCCTGAGCATCGGCGGCACCTCGTACGCCAAGGGCATCGGCGTCCACGCGAACTCCGCCGTCCACGTGTACCTGGGCAAAGCGTGCTCGCGGTTCCGGGCCCAAGTCGGAATCGATGGTGAATCGGGCACCCGGGGCAGCGTGCGCTTCCAAGTCTACGGCGACGGCAAATTGCTCTCGTACACCGACGTGAAACGCGGCGGCCAAGCCGCGAGCGCCTTGGACATCGCCATCACCGGCGTCACCGCACTCGAACTTCGTGTCACCGATGCGCGGGACAACAAGGATTACGATCACGCCGACTGGGCGGGGGCCGAAATCGTCTGCAATTAG
- a CDS encoding DUF2961 domain-containing protein, whose translation MISRLAWRLFPYIAGSAVAVLAGALPACSASQNGIDTIEEKDGISTPLSESDPTGTLAASDKGPVGWDTFRRLDLLPYLNAGADSRQFSSFARDGSNNDGFSGQYSCLRTGSTGCVIAEERGAGEIESIWFTRDEGNVAATGRITIELDGRTVLAASLQDVVNGALGAPFVFPLVANADQTSGGVYIKVPMPYRDSMRVTVQNNPIFYHVGYRHFVDATGVNTFDPADRAEDVLATLRASGTRDPKPPVSNALTSSGGVPLPAGQNSLVTNVTGPGSIRALRLRVPDAAATDDVLKNVRLKIAFDNVTTVDAPIGEFFGSGAGEYAVRALFFAMDNAAGGWYSTWWPMPYRNTATISLENRTTHDINGVTWEVTTAFDQQWTNALAPGGSAGYFTALARRGNTLNGEDWAIASTVGRGKFVGVSETKEGPNSRLYLEGDERVYVDGQDSPQWHGTGTEDFYESGWYFNRGVFSNWANGLTAMEQGNNGCAERCDTMYRLLLTDAVTYHSALHFSIEHGPQDDIAAVYGSTPFMYTQRGTYSTSRTDAIDVGDPKSRSAHGYAETGAANQYDVVSGYEGDFDNVSIRDQVRSTSASLSFRVALDPANDGVLLRRTSDQQQAYQSAQVLVDGVAAGTWIEPLGNGTSRWLDDVFRLPASATRNRSQVTITLQPTAGSPAFSASRYVVDNLVAPFADTAAPAAVDGLAVNGVTHALRLSWNEPADNVGVAEYRIYAATTSNVPIDPSALVGVSRFPSFAHGPLRARETRYYRVVAVDGAGNASPASGVISGTTVLPIRSDFNGDDRDDIATFTRGDAGDVYAALSNGTSFVGDGVKWHDFFATGTEIPLTGDFNGDGKTDIVTFTRGDAADVYVALSDGNGFVGRSVKWNDYFAVGTEIPAVGDFNGDGLDDIVTFTRGDAGDVYVALSNGSAFIGNGIKWHDRFAIGTEWPAVGDFDGDGRDDIVTFLRGDAADVYVALSNGGAFLGDGSKWHEHFCLGNEMPAVGDFDGDGRDDIVTFTRGTSADVYVSLSNGTRFVQDGWKWHDNFAAGSEIPGVGDFDGDGRADIVTFTRGTAADVFVSLSNGSAFVGNANKWHDHFATGTEWPQPSALSPL comes from the coding sequence ATGATTTCCCGATTGGCGTGGCGCCTATTTCCATATATCGCCGGTTCGGCTGTCGCGGTGCTGGCAGGTGCATTGCCGGCGTGTTCTGCGTCGCAAAATGGTATCGATACCATCGAGGAAAAAGACGGCATTTCGACGCCGTTATCCGAATCCGATCCGACAGGAACGCTGGCCGCCTCCGACAAAGGTCCGGTGGGTTGGGACACGTTTCGTCGGTTGGATTTGTTGCCCTATCTAAATGCCGGTGCAGACTCGCGCCAATTTTCGAGTTTTGCGCGCGACGGAAGCAACAATGATGGATTCTCTGGTCAATATTCGTGTTTGCGCACGGGTTCGACGGGCTGCGTCATTGCCGAAGAACGCGGTGCGGGCGAAATCGAATCCATTTGGTTCACGCGCGACGAAGGCAACGTCGCCGCAACGGGGCGGATCACCATCGAGCTGGATGGCCGCACGGTGCTCGCAGCCTCGCTGCAGGACGTGGTGAACGGCGCACTGGGTGCGCCCTTCGTCTTTCCTCTGGTGGCCAATGCGGATCAGACCTCGGGAGGCGTGTACATCAAGGTGCCGATGCCCTACCGCGACTCGATGCGGGTCACGGTGCAGAACAATCCGATCTTTTACCACGTCGGCTACCGCCACTTCGTCGATGCCACCGGCGTGAACACGTTCGATCCCGCCGATCGCGCGGAGGACGTGCTGGCCACCTTGCGTGCATCGGGCACGCGCGATCCGAAGCCCCCCGTGAGCAATGCGCTCACCTCGTCGGGCGGTGTTCCTTTGCCGGCGGGTCAGAACAGTTTGGTCACCAACGTCACCGGGCCGGGTTCCATCCGCGCGCTGCGCCTGCGCGTGCCGGATGCCGCCGCCACGGACGACGTGCTGAAGAACGTGCGCCTCAAGATCGCCTTCGACAACGTGACCACCGTGGATGCGCCCATCGGGGAGTTCTTCGGCTCGGGCGCCGGAGAATACGCGGTGCGCGCGCTCTTTTTCGCCATGGATAACGCGGCGGGCGGTTGGTACTCGACGTGGTGGCCCATGCCGTACCGGAACACGGCCACCATCAGCCTGGAGAACCGCACCACGCACGACATCAATGGCGTGACGTGGGAGGTCACGACGGCCTTCGATCAACAGTGGACCAATGCGCTCGCGCCAGGCGGCAGCGCAGGCTACTTCACCGCGCTCGCACGCCGCGGAAATACCTTGAACGGCGAGGACTGGGCCATCGCCAGCACCGTCGGACGCGGCAAATTCGTGGGCGTCTCCGAAACGAAGGAAGGCCCCAACTCTCGCCTCTATTTGGAAGGCGACGAGCGCGTGTACGTCGACGGGCAGGACTCGCCGCAGTGGCACGGCACCGGCACCGAGGACTTCTACGAGTCGGGCTGGTACTTCAACCGCGGTGTGTTCAGCAATTGGGCCAACGGCCTGACGGCGATGGAACAGGGCAACAATGGCTGCGCCGAGCGGTGCGATACGATGTACCGCCTGCTGCTGACCGACGCGGTCACCTACCACTCCGCGCTGCATTTCAGCATCGAGCACGGCCCGCAAGACGACATCGCCGCGGTGTACGGCTCGACGCCGTTCATGTACACGCAGCGTGGCACGTACTCGACCTCGCGCACGGATGCCATCGACGTGGGCGATCCAAAGAGCCGCAGCGCGCACGGGTACGCCGAGACGGGTGCGGCCAACCAGTACGACGTGGTGTCGGGCTACGAAGGCGATTTCGACAACGTGTCCATCCGCGACCAGGTGCGCTCCACGTCGGCGTCGCTGTCGTTCCGCGTCGCGCTCGATCCGGCGAATGATGGCGTGCTTTTGCGCCGTACCAGCGATCAGCAGCAGGCGTACCAGTCGGCGCAGGTGCTCGTGGACGGCGTCGCCGCGGGCACGTGGATCGAGCCGCTGGGCAATGGAACCTCGCGCTGGCTCGACGACGTGTTCCGGCTTCCTGCATCCGCCACGCGCAACCGCTCGCAGGTGACCATCACCTTGCAGCCCACGGCGGGATCGCCGGCCTTCTCGGCATCGCGCTACGTGGTGGACAACCTGGTTGCCCCATTCGCCGACACGGCGGCCCCCGCCGCGGTGGACGGACTCGCGGTGAACGGAGTCACCCACGCGCTGCGCCTCTCGTGGAACGAGCCAGCCGACAACGTCGGCGTGGCGGAGTACCGCATCTACGCGGCCACGACGTCGAACGTGCCCATCGACCCGAGCGCGCTGGTCGGCGTCTCACGCTTTCCCTCGTTTGCCCACGGCCCGCTTCGCGCCCGTGAGACGCGTTACTACCGCGTCGTCGCCGTCGACGGAGCCGGCAACGCAAGCCCGGCGTCCGGCGTCATCTCCGGCACCACCGTTCTTCCCATCCGGAGCGACTTCAATGGCGACGACCGCGACGACATCGCAACGTTCACGCGCGGCGATGCAGGCGACGTCTACGCCGCGCTCTCCAATGGGACGAGCTTCGTCGGCGACGGCGTCAAATGGCACGACTTTTTCGCCACCGGCACGGAGATCCCGTTGACGGGCGACTTCAACGGCGATGGCAAAACGGACATCGTGACCTTCACCCGCGGGGACGCGGCCGACGTCTACGTCGCGCTCTCGGATGGCAATGGCTTCGTGGGGCGCAGCGTCAAATGGAACGACTACTTCGCGGTCGGCACGGAGATCCCCGCGGTGGGCGACTTCAACGGCGATGGTTTGGACGACATCGTGACCTTCACGCGCGGGGACGCGGGCGACGTCTACGTCGCGCTCTCGAATGGGAGCGCCTTCATTGGCAATGGCATCAAATGGCACGACCGCTTTGCCATTGGCACCGAGTGGCCGGCCGTGGGTGACTTCGACGGCGATGGTCGCGACGACATCGTCACCTTCTTGCGCGGAGACGCAGCCGACGTGTATGTCGCGCTCTCCAACGGCGGCGCCTTCCTTGGGGATGGCTCCAAGTGGCACGAACACTTCTGCCTCGGCAACGAGATGCCCGCGGTGGGCGATTTCGACGGCGACGGTCGGGATGACATCGTGACCTTCACCCGCGGCACCTCGGCAGACGTGTACGTGTCGCTCTCGAACGGGACACGCTTCGTACAAGATGGTTGGAAATGGCACGACAACTTCGCAGCCGGCAGCGAAATCCCCGGCGTCGGTGACTTCGACGGCGATGGCCGTGCCGATATCGTGACCTTCACCCGCGGCACTGCGGCTGACGTGTTCGTGTCCCTCTCGAACGGTAGCGCGTTCGTGGGCAATGCCAACAAATGGCACGATCACTTTGCGACCGGCACCGAGTGGCCGCAACCGAGTGCCCTCTCCCCACTCTAG
- a CDS encoding M20/M25/M40 family metallo-hydrolase has translation MDIDWNAEGDRCVALLASLLRIPTVNRGTGEEGDGGETPAAELLADFLRESNVEPRLFTRTKGRSCLVARVKGTGEKPPILLNAHLDVVEADASRWEHPPFAGEIHDGYLWGRGAIDMKHMAAMSACVLSLLARGAQHQHGKLDRDVIFAAVADEEAGCADGSLFLVDEHPDEVRAEYTLGEVGGFSLHLFGRTFYPIQVAEKGVCWVRATFEGNPGHGSLPDPNSAVVRMAEAIAKLAHTRLPMHPTPAVTSFLRALAERLPLPQRGALSLLAVPAVAGAILDHLVADPDQRRTFGALLSNTATPTIVRAGSKVNVIPGRASVDIDGRLLPGQSEAAFLDELRSVLGKDATLEVLRSLPPVETTSISPLFDHLGKTIRRHAPEAVPIPFVIPGFTDAKAYARLGSTCYGFAPVRFDPAHKDVVFSRMYHGHNERIPVAGLRWGLQVIYEAVAGFASSVARTAWTRAEAIG, from the coding sequence ATGGACATTGACTGGAACGCGGAAGGCGATCGCTGCGTGGCCTTGCTTGCATCGCTGCTGCGCATCCCGACGGTGAATCGCGGTACCGGCGAGGAAGGCGACGGCGGTGAGACACCCGCGGCCGAGCTCCTCGCGGACTTTCTGCGCGAGTCCAACGTCGAGCCGCGCCTCTTTACGCGTACCAAGGGACGTTCGTGCCTCGTGGCCCGCGTGAAGGGCACCGGCGAGAAGCCGCCCATCCTTCTCAATGCGCACCTCGATGTCGTGGAGGCCGATGCCTCGCGCTGGGAGCATCCGCCGTTCGCGGGTGAAATCCACGACGGCTATCTCTGGGGGCGCGGCGCCATCGACATGAAGCACATGGCCGCGATGAGTGCGTGCGTGCTCTCCCTGCTCGCGCGAGGTGCGCAACACCAGCATGGCAAGCTCGATCGCGACGTCATCTTCGCGGCGGTCGCCGACGAAGAGGCGGGATGCGCCGACGGTAGCCTCTTTCTCGTGGACGAGCACCCCGACGAAGTCCGTGCAGAGTACACGCTCGGCGAGGTGGGCGGCTTCTCGCTGCACTTGTTCGGGCGCACCTTCTACCCGATTCAAGTCGCCGAAAAGGGCGTCTGCTGGGTGCGCGCCACCTTCGAGGGCAACCCAGGCCATGGCTCCTTGCCCGATCCGAACAGCGCCGTCGTGCGCATGGCCGAGGCCATCGCCAAGCTCGCGCACACGCGCCTGCCGATGCATCCGACGCCGGCCGTCACCTCGTTTTTGCGTGCGCTCGCGGAGCGGCTTCCGCTTCCTCAGCGCGGCGCGCTCTCGCTGCTCGCCGTGCCGGCGGTGGCGGGCGCCATCCTCGATCACTTGGTGGCAGACCCCGATCAGCGGCGGACCTTCGGGGCGCTCCTCTCGAACACCGCCACCCCCACCATCGTTCGAGCGGGCTCCAAGGTGAACGTCATTCCGGGGCGCGCTTCCGTCGACATCGACGGGCGCCTCCTGCCCGGTCAGAGCGAGGCCGCTTTTCTGGATGAGCTGCGCTCCGTCCTCGGGAAAGATGCGACCTTGGAAGTGTTGAGATCGCTTCCGCCCGTGGAAACGACATCCATCAGCCCACTTTTTGACCACCTCGGTAAAACGATCCGGCGCCACGCGCCCGAGGCGGTTCCGATCCCCTTCGTCATCCCGGGGTTCACGGATGCCAAAGCTTATGCCCGACTAGGCTCGACGTGTTACGGTTTCGCCCCTGTTCGCTTCGATCCAGCACACAAGGATGTCGTCTTTTCCCGTATGTATCATGGACACAACGAGCGCATCCCGGTGGCGGGCCTGCGGTGGGGGCTGCAGGTTATATATGAGGCCGTCGCGGGCTTCGCGTCCAGCGTGGCCAGAACGGCGTGGACGCGGGCTGAGGCGATCGGATAG
- a CDS encoding roadblock/LC7 domain-containing protein → MVNPQMVMYEEEFNQIQAVVDRLVRDANAKVVFIVDKNGQLIAASGDIDNVDTTSLASLTAGNIAATGGMAKLLKEQEFATQFHEGEKANIHIQLVGNRVILVVIFDSRSSLGLVRLRVKKASEELNHIFESLLKKVQEPGADSPFAEITDEDIDNLFND, encoded by the coding sequence ATGGTCAACCCGCAGATGGTGATGTACGAAGAGGAGTTCAATCAGATCCAAGCGGTGGTCGATCGCTTGGTTCGCGACGCGAACGCCAAGGTCGTCTTCATCGTCGATAAGAACGGCCAACTGATCGCCGCAAGCGGCGATATCGACAACGTCGACACGACGAGCCTGGCCTCGCTCACCGCTGGCAACATCGCCGCCACGGGGGGCATGGCCAAACTGCTCAAAGAGCAGGAGTTCGCCACCCAGTTCCACGAGGGTGAGAAGGCGAACATTCACATTCAGCTCGTCGGCAACCGCGTCATCTTGGTCGTCATTTTCGACTCACGATCGAGCCTCGGCCTGGTTCGCTTGAGGGTGAAGAAGGCAAGCGAGGAGCTCAATCACATCTTCGAGTCCCTCCTGAAGAAGGTTCAGGAGCCGGGCGCCGATTCACCTTTTGCCGAGATCACCGATGAAGATATCGACAACCTCTTCAACGACTGA
- a CDS encoding ADP-ribosylation factor-like protein: MSFINYMAREINCKLVYYGPGLCGKTTNLQYIYERTNPEAKGKMISLATETERTLFFDFLPLALGEIRGFKTRFHLYTVPGQVFYDASRKLILKGVDGVIFVADSQIERTEANLESVENLRTNLAEQGYSLDKLPYVIQYNKRDLPNIASVEELRQMLNPTNVPEFEAVARTGAGVFETLKSIAKLVLTELRKGG; encoded by the coding sequence ATGAGCTTCATCAATTACATGGCTCGGGAGATCAACTGCAAGTTGGTCTACTACGGTCCCGGGCTCTGCGGAAAGACGACGAACCTTCAGTACATCTACGAGCGCACCAACCCGGAAGCGAAGGGCAAGATGATCAGCCTCGCCACCGAGACGGAGCGAACGCTCTTCTTCGACTTCTTGCCGCTGGCCTTGGGGGAGATTCGAGGCTTCAAGACCCGGTTCCACCTCTACACGGTGCCCGGGCAGGTCTTCTACGATGCGTCGCGCAAGTTGATCCTCAAGGGGGTCGACGGCGTCATCTTCGTGGCGGACTCGCAGATCGAGCGTACCGAGGCCAACCTGGAGTCCGTGGAGAACCTCCGGACCAACCTCGCCGAGCAAGGCTATTCGCTCGACAAGCTGCCGTACGTCATTCAGTACAACAAGCGTGACCTTCCCAACATCGCCTCGGTGGAGGAACTCCGCCAGATGCTGAACCCCACCAACGTGCCCGAGTTCGAAGCGGTCGCGCGCACGGGGGCGGGTGTGTTCGAGACACTGAAGTCCATTGCCAAGCTGGTGCTGACCGAGCTCCGCAAGGGTGGATAA
- a CDS encoding metallophosphoesterase translates to MHLLALSDLHVADRTNRDSIAQIADHKNDWLILAGDIGETEEHLAWTFETLGKKFARLLWVPGNHELWTTPKAPELRGELKYRRLIDICRAYDVSSPEDPYPVWEGSPEGPCIVAPLFTLYDYSFRPDHVTRADALEWAKEHDLVCADEFLLDPYPYPTRDAWCAARCAATEERFTSIDSSLPTVLVNHFPLRAEHAWLPAIPRFSIWCGTRRTHDWHQRFRARVVVTGHLHVRTTRYLDGVRFEEVSLGYSRQWTQSRGAESYLRTIL, encoded by the coding sequence ATGCATCTTCTGGCCCTGAGTGATCTGCACGTAGCCGACCGCACGAACCGCGATTCCATCGCGCAGATTGCGGACCACAAGAACGACTGGCTGATTCTCGCGGGGGACATCGGTGAGACGGAGGAGCACCTCGCCTGGACGTTCGAGACGCTGGGCAAGAAGTTTGCGCGCCTGCTGTGGGTCCCTGGCAACCACGAGCTATGGACGACCCCGAAGGCGCCCGAGCTCCGCGGCGAGCTCAAATACCGCCGCCTGATCGACATCTGCCGCGCGTACGACGTGAGCTCGCCGGAGGATCCTTACCCGGTGTGGGAGGGCAGCCCGGAGGGGCCGTGCATCGTCGCGCCGCTCTTTACGCTGTACGACTACTCGTTCCGCCCGGACCACGTGACGCGGGCGGACGCCTTGGAGTGGGCCAAGGAGCACGATTTGGTATGCGCCGACGAGTTCCTGCTCGACCCGTACCCGTACCCCACACGCGATGCCTGGTGCGCCGCACGCTGCGCCGCCACCGAGGAGCGCTTCACGTCGATTGATTCGTCGCTGCCGACGGTGCTGGTGAATCACTTTCCGCTGCGCGCCGAGCACGCATGGCTCCCGGCCATCCCGCGCTTCTCCATCTGGTGCGGTACGCGCCGCACGCACGATTGGCACCAACGCTTCCGCGCCCGCGTCGTCGTCACCGGGCATCTTCACGTGCGAACCACGCGCTACCTCGACGGGGTGCGCTTCGAAGAGGTGTCCCTCGGGTACTCCCGCCAGTGGACCCAATCGCGCGGCGCCGAGAGCTACCTGCGCACGATCCTCTAG
- a CDS encoding (2Fe-2S)-binding protein — MGKILVCRCEDVTLHELEQAIERGHDDLESLKRYTGFGTGWCQGKSCVALCAHLLRQHGGSAELPITPRPPLHPLPLRDLAGLAEVAEDDVAKGRPPQ, encoded by the coding sequence ATGGGCAAAATTCTCGTATGCCGCTGTGAAGACGTCACGCTCCACGAGCTGGAACAAGCCATCGAGCGCGGCCACGACGACCTCGAATCGCTGAAACGCTACACGGGCTTCGGCACGGGGTGGTGCCAAGGCAAGTCGTGCGTCGCCTTGTGTGCTCACCTTCTGCGGCAACACGGCGGCTCCGCCGAGCTTCCCATCACCCCGCGCCCGCCGCTGCATCCCCTGCCGCTGCGCGATCTCGCGGGCCTTGCGGAGGTTGCCGAGGATGACGTGGCCAAAGGCCGCCCGCCTCAGTAA